From the genome of Vibrio porteresiae DSM 19223, one region includes:
- a CDS encoding HD-GYP domain-containing protein yields MASIKITVDRLKPGLHIRLPVKWNDHPFLFNSFKIKSQEQINLIRHLGIQHVFLNTNQSDTEPLPPKSEQDSQPDSTEAEAQSEFDQEVDKLWQEKQKRIEKLNTYRRRVSAVEKEFERSLSRMRAVMNKIRNRPMDAVNEASQLVEDVVDKLLSDDNVTLHLMNSKSEFEDIYFHSLNVAVIAMMIGRAKEYAPEKIKELAFAALFHDMGKVRVPTAIVRKQTQLSEPELNYLKLHTKYGLEIAGNIEDFPETARKVIEQHHELNDGSGYPQGLKGDAIDELAKVVAVANAFDNLCHPNIPSEQKIPYIALSHLFKNCKHLYDQENLSILVKFMGVFPPGTVVQLSNEMVGLVISVNINNLLFPNVLIYDPSVPRNQAPIIDLADKDIKIVNAILPNKLPDKIREYLNPRARVSYFFDGNE; encoded by the coding sequence GTGGCGAGTATCAAGATTACTGTCGATCGTCTGAAACCTGGTTTACATATTCGACTTCCTGTGAAGTGGAATGATCACCCCTTTCTATTTAATAGCTTCAAAATTAAATCTCAAGAGCAGATCAATCTTATTCGTCATTTAGGTATTCAACATGTCTTCCTGAATACTAATCAGAGTGATACTGAACCTCTCCCTCCTAAAAGTGAACAAGATAGCCAACCAGATTCCACTGAAGCTGAGGCTCAATCTGAATTTGATCAAGAAGTCGATAAACTGTGGCAAGAGAAGCAAAAGCGCATTGAAAAACTCAACACTTATAGAAGAAGAGTGAGTGCCGTTGAAAAAGAGTTTGAACGATCGCTTTCACGTATGCGTGCAGTGATGAACAAAATTCGCAATAGACCAATGGATGCGGTAAATGAAGCGAGTCAACTAGTAGAGGATGTCGTCGATAAACTGTTAAGCGACGATAATGTGACTTTGCATCTCATGAACAGTAAGAGTGAATTTGAAGATATCTATTTTCACTCTCTTAACGTAGCTGTTATTGCGATGATGATCGGCCGAGCAAAAGAGTATGCGCCAGAAAAGATAAAAGAGTTGGCGTTTGCTGCACTCTTTCATGATATGGGCAAAGTAAGAGTGCCGACGGCCATTGTTCGTAAACAGACTCAGCTAAGCGAGCCGGAACTCAACTATCTTAAGCTGCATACCAAATATGGTTTAGAGATAGCAGGTAATATAGAGGACTTTCCCGAGACAGCACGTAAGGTGATTGAACAGCATCATGAACTCAATGATGGTTCTGGGTATCCTCAGGGGTTAAAAGGTGATGCTATCGATGAGTTGGCGAAAGTGGTCGCTGTAGCAAATGCATTTGATAACCTTTGCCATCCCAACATTCCAAGTGAACAAAAGATTCCATACATTGCTCTGTCGCATCTATTTAAAAACTGCAAACATCTTTATGACCAAGAGAACTTAAGTATTCTGGTTAAGTTCATGGGGGTGTTCCCTCCAGGCACTGTCGTTCAGCTTTCTAATGAGATGGTCGGGTTAGTCATCTCAGTCAACATTAACAATCTGCTGTTCCCCAATGTACTCATCTATGACCCCAGCGTTCCACGTAACCAAGCCCCAATTATTGACTTGGCAGATAAAGACATAAAGATAGTGAATGCAATCCTTCCTAATAAACTACCGGACAAAATTCGCGAGTATCTAAATCCAAGAGCTCGAGTATCCTATTTCTTTGATGGTAATGAATAG